The following coding sequences are from one Capsicum annuum cultivar UCD-10X-F1 chromosome 3, UCD10Xv1.1, whole genome shotgun sequence window:
- the LOC107866054 gene encoding uncharacterized protein LOC107866054 produces the protein MSEFPSPEDGGGEMTAHDNVGSKRHRRPNVRLGDVGGSGAGEYSSFEQRRVKNNKATKNNRHNQTLALVVTNPNEHRSVEEDDNTDANLDDVAIGSWKIKNLKSKKGAGAITKKMRTGWTSKSNDKMLSTDVDDLENNENSVQSPVDHYKINDDNVNMFIDIDRRIGNVNVNSSRKRGTRVSEDGQTDPEARDLNVGSERNGVKVWLNQLGLGQYASLFEIHEVDDEVLPMLTLEDLKDMGISAVGSRRKMYCSIQDLNKDFS, from the coding sequence ATGTCTGAGTTTCCGTCACCGGAGGACGGCGGCGGAGAAATGACCGCACACGACAATGTCGGTTCTAAGCGCCACCGTCGACCCAACGTCAGATTAGGCGACGTTGGGGGTTCCGGCGCCGGTGAGTATTCTTCTTTCGAACAACGAAGGGTCAAGAACAACAAGGCTACGAAGAATAATCGCCATAATCAAACTCTTGCTCTTGTTGTTACTAACCCTAATGAACATAGAAGTGTTGAGGAAGACGATAACACGGATGCGAATTTGGATGATGTTGCAATTGGCAGTTGGAAGATTAAGAATTTGAAATCCAAGAAGGGCGCTGGCGCGATAACCAAGAAAATGAGGACGGGTTGGACTTCGAAATCTAATGATAAAATGCTGAGTACTGATGTAGATGATTTGGAGAATAATGAAAACTCAGTGCAAAGCCCAGTTGATCATTACAAAATTAATGATGATAATGTGAACATGTTTATTGACATTGATAGAAGGATTGGTAATGTGAATGTGAATAGTAGTAGGAAGAGGGGAACTAGGGTTTCTGAGGATGGCCAAACTGATCCAGAGGCTCGGGATTTGAACGTTGGCTCGGAGAGGAATGGGGTTAAGGTGTGGTTGAACCAGTTGGGACTTGGCCAGTATGCGTCTTTGTTTGAGATTCATGAGGTTGATGATGAGGTTTTGCCAATGCTGACATTGGAGGATCTTAAGGATATGGGAATCAGTGCAGTTGGATCGCGAAGGAAAATGTATTGCTCAATTCAGGATCTCAATAAAGATTTCTCATGA